The proteins below come from a single Poecilia reticulata strain Guanapo linkage group LG5, Guppy_female_1.0+MT, whole genome shotgun sequence genomic window:
- the slc6a14 gene encoding sodium- and chloride-dependent neutral and basic amino acid transporter B(0+) isoform X1, whose amino-acid sequence MQVLSEGYEVGDQEKRTEREGIGEQQDASANGGNGHAARENWSNKRDYVLSLIGYAVGLGNIWRFPYLTYKNGGGAFLIPYFTMLLVTGIPLFFLESSFGQFCSQGPINIWRAVPILQGVGIGMVMVTLLIAIYYNVIIGYSLYYMFASMQSPLPWASCPNSTTATTCSDKPSVYCNVSGMLTESVTNCKPSNIIKMDVQSPSEYYWDHVALERSSGLAQTGPVVWHLALCLLLSTILAGASLIKGIKSSGKVVYFTATFPYVVIFILLIRGLTLEGARDGIEYYIGKQSNLTKLAEAEVWKDAATQIFFSLSIGLGGLMALSSYNNFHNNVFTDTLIVSITNAATSIFAGFAIFSIMGHMAHIYKLPVSQVVKEGFGLAFIAYPGALTKLPVSPLWSILFFFMILTVGLDSLFAEIEVILTSLQDAFPKLFKSRRASLTIVTCTFIYLLGLPCITRAGIYWVTLMDSFIASWVVLFLVLLEVAGVSYIYGLDRFIDDIQMMIGEHSPRFWLWWRLCWFLFTPCILLVILAWSLSTFTAPTYGDIHFPTWGLSLGWLMLFFVLIWLPIAAIYHLRKVEGTLLSRLRSVSAPSKDWHPMLDMHRGERYPKEECVQRVDIPNEDDESSDHFL is encoded by the exons ATGCAAGTACTTTCTGAAGG CTATGAAGTCGGAGATCAGGAAAAGAGGACGGAGAGAGAAGGAATCGGGGAACAG CAGGATGCATCCGCAAATGGCGGTAATGGACATGCTGCCCGTGAAAACTGGTCAAACAAGCGTGACTATGTCCTCTCCTTGATCGGCTATGCTGTTGGACTGGGAAATATCTGGAGATTTCCCTACCTGACCTACAAGAATGGAGGGG GGGCCTTTCTCATCCCATACTTCACAATGCTTCTGGTGACTGGCATTCCCCTTTTCTTCCTTGAAAGTTCCTTCGGTCAGTTCTGCAGCCAGGGTCCTATCAATATTTGGAGAGCAGTGCCGATCCTGCAGG GTGTCGGCATAGGAATGGTGATGGTGACTCTCTTAATAGCTATTTACTACAACGTCATCATTGGCTACAGCCTGTACTACATGTTTGCCTCCATGCAGAGCCCTCTTCCATGGGCCAGCTGCCCTAACTCCACTACCGCCACTACCTGCAGTGACAAGCCTTCCG tATATTGTAATGTCAGTGGTATGTTGACGGAATCGGTCACGAATTGTAAGCCATCCAACATAATCAAGATGGATGTCCAGAGCCCGAGCGAGTACTACTGGGA CCACGTGGCTCTGGAGCGATCCAGTGGCCTGGCGCAAACAGGACCAGTAGTTTGGCACCTTGCTCTTTGCCTGTTGTTGAGCACCATCCTTGCAGGTGCATCTCTGATCAAAGGCATCAAGTCATCAGGAAAA GTTGTGTATTTCACGGCCACATTTCCTTATGTGGTGATTTTTATCCTGCTGATCAGAGGATTGACACTAGAGGGAGCTAGAGATGGGATTGAGTACTACATTGGCAAACAATCCAATTTGACAAAACTGGCTGAAGCCGAG gTGTGGAAAGACGCAGCAACCCAGATCTTCTTTTCCCTGTCTATTGGCTTGGGAGGACTCATGGCCCTCTCTTCCTATAACAACTTCCACAACAATGTGTTCACAGACACATTAATTGTGTCGATTACTAATGCTG CAACTAGTATCTTTGCTGGCTTCGCAATCTTCTCCATAATGGGTCATATGGCTCACATCTATAAATTACCAGTTTCACAAGTGGTAAAGGAAG GATTTGGCTTGGCATTCATTGCCTATCCAGGCGCTCTCACTAAGCTCCCTGTCTCACCACTGTGgtccattttgttcttcttcaTGATTCTCACTGTCGGTCTGGACTCTCTGTTTGCAGAAATAG AGGTGATATTAACCTCCCTGCAGGATGCTTTTCCCAAACTCTTCAAATCCAGGCGAGCCTCACTGACAATAGTAACATGTACATTCATCTACCTTTTGGGCCTGCCGTGTATCACAAGA GCTGGAATCTACTGGGTGACGCTCATGGACTCGTTTATCGCCAGCTGGGTTGTTCTATTTTTGGTTCTCTTAGAGGTCGCTGGTGTTTCCTACATTTATG gATTGGACCGTTTTATTGACGACATCCAAATGATGATTGGAGAACATTCCCCCCGTTTCTGGCTGTGGTGGAGGTTATGTTGGTTCCTTTTCACCCCCTGCATcttactg GTTATCTTGGCCTGGTCTCTATCGACCTTTACAGCCCCCACATATGGAGACATACACTTCCCAACCTGGGGGTTGTCTCTGGGATGGCTCATGCTTTTTTTCGTCCTGATCTGGCTCCCTATTGCTGCCATCTATCATCTGAGAAAAGTTGAAGGAACCCTCTTATCT CGACTGAGATCAGTGTCTGCCCCGTCGAAGGACTGGCATCCCATGCTGGACATGCATCGAGGAGAGCGCTACCCAAAAGAGGAATGTGTCCAAAGAGTGGACATCCCCAATGAGGATGACGAGAGCTCCGACCACTTCCTTTAA
- the slc6a14 gene encoding sodium- and chloride-dependent neutral and basic amino acid transporter B(0+) isoform X2, whose translation MQVLSEGYEVGDQEKRTEREGIGEQDASANGGNGHAARENWSNKRDYVLSLIGYAVGLGNIWRFPYLTYKNGGGAFLIPYFTMLLVTGIPLFFLESSFGQFCSQGPINIWRAVPILQGVGIGMVMVTLLIAIYYNVIIGYSLYYMFASMQSPLPWASCPNSTTATTCSDKPSVYCNVSGMLTESVTNCKPSNIIKMDVQSPSEYYWDHVALERSSGLAQTGPVVWHLALCLLLSTILAGASLIKGIKSSGKVVYFTATFPYVVIFILLIRGLTLEGARDGIEYYIGKQSNLTKLAEAEVWKDAATQIFFSLSIGLGGLMALSSYNNFHNNVFTDTLIVSITNAATSIFAGFAIFSIMGHMAHIYKLPVSQVVKEGFGLAFIAYPGALTKLPVSPLWSILFFFMILTVGLDSLFAEIEVILTSLQDAFPKLFKSRRASLTIVTCTFIYLLGLPCITRAGIYWVTLMDSFIASWVVLFLVLLEVAGVSYIYGLDRFIDDIQMMIGEHSPRFWLWWRLCWFLFTPCILLVILAWSLSTFTAPTYGDIHFPTWGLSLGWLMLFFVLIWLPIAAIYHLRKVEGTLLSRLRSVSAPSKDWHPMLDMHRGERYPKEECVQRVDIPNEDDESSDHFL comes from the exons ATGCAAGTACTTTCTGAAGG CTATGAAGTCGGAGATCAGGAAAAGAGGACGGAGAGAGAAGGAATCGGGGAACAG GATGCATCCGCAAATGGCGGTAATGGACATGCTGCCCGTGAAAACTGGTCAAACAAGCGTGACTATGTCCTCTCCTTGATCGGCTATGCTGTTGGACTGGGAAATATCTGGAGATTTCCCTACCTGACCTACAAGAATGGAGGGG GGGCCTTTCTCATCCCATACTTCACAATGCTTCTGGTGACTGGCATTCCCCTTTTCTTCCTTGAAAGTTCCTTCGGTCAGTTCTGCAGCCAGGGTCCTATCAATATTTGGAGAGCAGTGCCGATCCTGCAGG GTGTCGGCATAGGAATGGTGATGGTGACTCTCTTAATAGCTATTTACTACAACGTCATCATTGGCTACAGCCTGTACTACATGTTTGCCTCCATGCAGAGCCCTCTTCCATGGGCCAGCTGCCCTAACTCCACTACCGCCACTACCTGCAGTGACAAGCCTTCCG tATATTGTAATGTCAGTGGTATGTTGACGGAATCGGTCACGAATTGTAAGCCATCCAACATAATCAAGATGGATGTCCAGAGCCCGAGCGAGTACTACTGGGA CCACGTGGCTCTGGAGCGATCCAGTGGCCTGGCGCAAACAGGACCAGTAGTTTGGCACCTTGCTCTTTGCCTGTTGTTGAGCACCATCCTTGCAGGTGCATCTCTGATCAAAGGCATCAAGTCATCAGGAAAA GTTGTGTATTTCACGGCCACATTTCCTTATGTGGTGATTTTTATCCTGCTGATCAGAGGATTGACACTAGAGGGAGCTAGAGATGGGATTGAGTACTACATTGGCAAACAATCCAATTTGACAAAACTGGCTGAAGCCGAG gTGTGGAAAGACGCAGCAACCCAGATCTTCTTTTCCCTGTCTATTGGCTTGGGAGGACTCATGGCCCTCTCTTCCTATAACAACTTCCACAACAATGTGTTCACAGACACATTAATTGTGTCGATTACTAATGCTG CAACTAGTATCTTTGCTGGCTTCGCAATCTTCTCCATAATGGGTCATATGGCTCACATCTATAAATTACCAGTTTCACAAGTGGTAAAGGAAG GATTTGGCTTGGCATTCATTGCCTATCCAGGCGCTCTCACTAAGCTCCCTGTCTCACCACTGTGgtccattttgttcttcttcaTGATTCTCACTGTCGGTCTGGACTCTCTGTTTGCAGAAATAG AGGTGATATTAACCTCCCTGCAGGATGCTTTTCCCAAACTCTTCAAATCCAGGCGAGCCTCACTGACAATAGTAACATGTACATTCATCTACCTTTTGGGCCTGCCGTGTATCACAAGA GCTGGAATCTACTGGGTGACGCTCATGGACTCGTTTATCGCCAGCTGGGTTGTTCTATTTTTGGTTCTCTTAGAGGTCGCTGGTGTTTCCTACATTTATG gATTGGACCGTTTTATTGACGACATCCAAATGATGATTGGAGAACATTCCCCCCGTTTCTGGCTGTGGTGGAGGTTATGTTGGTTCCTTTTCACCCCCTGCATcttactg GTTATCTTGGCCTGGTCTCTATCGACCTTTACAGCCCCCACATATGGAGACATACACTTCCCAACCTGGGGGTTGTCTCTGGGATGGCTCATGCTTTTTTTCGTCCTGATCTGGCTCCCTATTGCTGCCATCTATCATCTGAGAAAAGTTGAAGGAACCCTCTTATCT CGACTGAGATCAGTGTCTGCCCCGTCGAAGGACTGGCATCCCATGCTGGACATGCATCGAGGAGAGCGCTACCCAAAAGAGGAATGTGTCCAAAGAGTGGACATCCCCAATGAGGATGACGAGAGCTCCGACCACTTCCTTTAA